The region GAGGCGACATGGTGGCCGCCGGTCATGCTGGACGCCGGCTGGATCCGGGAGAACGCGGACAGCTTCGACCTGATGCACATCCACTTCGGCTTCGACGCCATTTCGCCCCGGGACCTGCAGGCGGTTACCGACGAGCTGAAGGCCCAGGGGAAACCGCTGGTCTACACGGTCCACGATCTGCGCAATCCGCACCACCTCACTCCGGAGGCGCATGACGCGCAGCTGGATGTGCTGATTGCCGCAGCCGATGAACTGATCACGCTGACGCCCGGGGCCGCCGCCGTCGTCGAGCGCCGGTGGGGCCGCCGCCCGTACGTGCTGCCGCATCCGCACGTGGTGGACCTGGCGGAGCTTGAGCGGCGCCAGGCCCTGCGGCTGGCAGCCGGTCCGCGGGAGGAGTTCCGCGTCGGTGTGCACCTGAAGAGCCTGCGCCCGAACATGATGGAGGGTGCGGTCCTTCCGGACCTGCTCGACGCCGTGGAACAGCTTCCCGGTGCCGTGCTGCAGGTGAACGGGCATCCGGACATCCTCACCCCCGGAGGGGACAAGTACCGGCCGGAACTGCACCGCTGGCTGGCGGAGGCCGCCGCGGCCGGACGGCTCGAGCTGCAGGTCCGGGACTACTTCGACGAACCGCAGCTCTG is a window of Arthrobacter sp. zg-Y1171 DNA encoding:
- a CDS encoding glycosyltransferase family 1 protein, which encodes MPHSQVYIRHTGAVPGERNPVVRLPDPDPRNPGQSTEATWWPPVMLDAGWIRENADSFDLMHIHFGFDAISPRDLQAVTDELKAQGKPLVYTVHDLRNPHHLTPEAHDAQLDVLIAAADELITLTPGAAAVVERRWGRRPYVLPHPHVVDLAELERRQALRLAAGPREEFRVGVHLKSLRPNMMEGAVLPDLLDAVEQLPGAVLQVNGHPDILTPGGDKYRPELHRWLAEAAAAGRLELQVRDYFDEPQLWDYLSSLDVSVLPYRFGTHSGWLEACTDLGTAVLAPSCGFYAQQRAGVTEFVHNEDGLDAQSLTSALKQVHAARSWPGMSRGERTAERRQVAAAHEEIYRSLLGA